Proteins encoded together in one uncultured Desulfosarcina sp. window:
- a CDS encoding aldo/keto reductase: MEKTVFRMGVAGSYGIDSSDIRWAAEHGANYWVWGRGFGKVTDGIRDVIKHERENHVVGMLGWGYFGWQVRRSVESALRKLGTDYLDVFKLGWLGRTSIYSEGIIDTLLKLKREQKILSIGTSIHDRKRAGRLALDSEIDLFMIRYNAKHTGAEEDIFPHLSKRNPAVVSYTALAWGQLIRPLKGISMPPWPGRESFNGPPLSPELCYRFVLSNPHVHVVLTGPQNREQLRQNLEAVKQGPLEPDEMSWVRQYGQLVKSKKRLDYVK, encoded by the coding sequence GTGGAAAAGACTGTATTCCGTATGGGGGTCGCCGGCTCATACGGCATCGATTCCTCGGATATCCGATGGGCCGCCGAGCACGGTGCGAATTATTGGGTCTGGGGTAGAGGGTTCGGCAAGGTCACGGACGGAATCAGAGACGTTATCAAACATGAACGCGAAAATCACGTGGTTGGCATGCTGGGATGGGGCTATTTCGGTTGGCAGGTAAGGCGGAGCGTGGAAAGTGCCCTGCGAAAGCTGGGCACTGATTATTTGGATGTTTTCAAACTGGGGTGGCTTGGGAGAACATCGATTTACAGCGAGGGTATCATCGATACCCTTTTGAAGCTAAAGCGCGAACAAAAGATATTGAGCATCGGCACAAGCATCCATGATCGAAAGCGGGCCGGAAGGCTGGCGCTCGACTCGGAGATCGATCTGTTCATGATCCGCTACAATGCCAAGCACACTGGCGCTGAAGAGGACATCTTTCCTCACCTGTCGAAGCGAAATCCAGCAGTGGTCAGCTATACAGCCTTGGCCTGGGGGCAACTGATCCGACCGTTAAAAGGCATTTCTATGCCTCCCTGGCCGGGCAGAGAAAGCTTCAATGGACCGCCTCTTTCGCCGGAACTCTGCTACCGGTTCGTTTTGTCGAATCCACACGTCCACGTCGTGTTGACCGGACCGCAGAACCGGGAGCAACTCCGGCAGAATCTGGAAGCAGTAAAGCAAGGGCCGTTGGAGCCGGATGAAATGAGTTGGGTCAGGCAGTACGGTCAATTGGTCAAGTCAAAGAAACGGCTTGATTACGTAAAATAG
- a CDS encoding IS481 family transposase — MLNGTKTVIKHKIGLLNLAEELGNVSKACRIMGLSRDTFYRYQNAVEQGGVDALVDQNRRKPNIKNRTDEMTEAAVVAYAVEQPAFGQVRASNELRKRGVFISPSGVRCVWLRHQLARFKDRLKALEDKMAKENLILTESQVQALERKKQDDIAAGEIETAHPGYLGSQDTFYVGTLKGVGRIYQQTFIDTYAKVGFAKLYTTKTPITAADLLNDKVLPFYEKHELPLLRVLTDRGTEYCGKAETHDYQLYLAINDIEHTKTKARSPQTNGICERFHKTMLQEFYQVTFRKKIYRDIETLQFDLDRWLEQYNHERTHQGKMCCGRTPMETLEDGKRLWEEKKNSLNLT; from the coding sequence ATGCTGAATGGTACCAAAACCGTCATCAAACACAAGATCGGATTGTTGAACCTGGCCGAGGAACTGGGCAACGTATCCAAAGCCTGCCGGATCATGGGGCTTTCCCGTGACACCTTTTACCGCTATCAAAACGCCGTTGAACAAGGCGGCGTCGATGCCCTCGTCGATCAAAACCGACGCAAACCCAATATTAAAAACCGCACAGACGAAATGACCGAGGCTGCTGTCGTAGCCTATGCCGTTGAACAACCGGCCTTTGGCCAAGTGCGTGCCAGCAACGAATTGCGTAAGCGGGGCGTGTTCATTTCCCCCAGTGGTGTCCGGTGTGTATGGCTGCGTCACCAATTGGCTCGCTTTAAAGACCGGCTCAAGGCCCTTGAGGACAAAATGGCCAAGGAGAATCTGATTCTTACCGAAAGCCAGGTCCAGGCATTAGAACGGAAAAAGCAAGACGACATCGCTGCTGGGGAGATCGAGACGGCTCATCCAGGTTATCTGGGATCACAGGATACCTTTTATGTCGGAACCCTTAAGGGCGTGGGCAGGATCTATCAGCAAACCTTTATCGATACGTATGCCAAGGTCGGTTTTGCCAAACTCTATACCACCAAGACGCCGATCACTGCTGCCGATTTGCTCAATGATAAGGTGCTGCCCTTTTATGAAAAGCATGAGTTGCCGCTGCTTCGCGTCTTAACCGACAGGGGTACCGAGTATTGCGGCAAAGCCGAAACCCACGACTATCAATTGTATCTGGCTATTAACGACATCGAACACACCAAGACCAAGGCCAGATCGCCGCAAACCAACGGCATCTGCGAACGGTTCCATAAAACCATGCTGCAGGAATTTTATCAGGTGACCTTCAGAAAGAAGATTTATCGGGATATCGAAACGCTTCAGTTTGATCTTGACCGGTGGCTTGAGCAGTATAATCATGAGCGAACGCATCAGGGAAAAATGTGCTGCGGCAGAACCCCGATGGAAACCCTTGAAGATGGCAAACGACTCTGGGAAGAGAAAAAAAATAGCCTGAACTTGACCTGA
- a CDS encoding dodecin family protein → MGDSVYKVIELVGTSQANWEISADNAVYTASKTLKDIRVAEISKLDMTVEDGKITDYRARVKISFKKD, encoded by the coding sequence ATGGGCGACAGTGTTTACAAAGTCATCGAGTTGGTGGGAACAAGCCAGGCAAATTGGGAAATTTCAGCGGACAACGCTGTGTATACCGCATCAAAAACTTTGAAAGATATCAGAGTGGCGGAAATTTCAAAATTAGATATGACGGTGGAAGATGGAAAAATTACCGACTACCGGGCGCGGGTAAAAATATCATTCAAAAAGGATTGA
- a CDS encoding VWA domain-containing protein, with the protein MRTNRFVTNAVVGIVLSLFTFNAVQAAATPETEAVIHSERPAVEVMFVLDTTSSMTGLIAAAKDKIWSIANTLASADPAPDIRMGLVGYRDRGDAYVTVYTPLSSDLDAVYAQLMQFEAVGGGDAPESVNQALAEAVNRPQWSRGDAVYRVIFLVGDAPPKMNYQDDVKYPLSCAKAAQKGIVINTIQCGNMGGTRSVWQEIAQRGEGRYFQVAQSGSAVLYDTPYDEPIARLSRTLDDTRIYYGDAAHHEEMESRKETADAIYSEASPAAVAKRTIFNSKSAGAKNFYGSQELVQAVESGQKKVSEIPKEQLPAKLQSMSDTELAAHIAKRGKERKALQAQIDELAKKRQDYIQAKVAAEKDKGASSLDSKIYECIQAQAAPKGLEYTTGPAY; encoded by the coding sequence ATGAGAACCAACCGGTTTGTCACCAACGCTGTCGTCGGAATCGTATTGTCCTTATTTACCTTTAACGCGGTCCAGGCGGCCGCTACGCCCGAGACCGAGGCCGTCATCCACTCCGAACGGCCGGCCGTGGAAGTGATGTTCGTGCTGGACACCACCAGCAGCATGACCGGACTGATTGCGGCGGCCAAGGACAAAATCTGGTCCATCGCCAATACCCTGGCATCGGCCGATCCGGCTCCCGACATCCGCATGGGGCTGGTCGGCTATCGGGATCGCGGCGACGCTTACGTTACCGTTTATACACCGCTGTCCAGCGACCTGGATGCCGTATACGCGCAACTGATGCAATTTGAAGCCGTTGGCGGAGGGGATGCACCGGAAAGCGTCAACCAGGCCCTGGCCGAGGCGGTGAACCGGCCCCAATGGAGCCGGGGCGATGCGGTCTACCGGGTGATTTTTCTGGTTGGCGATGCGCCACCGAAAATGAATTATCAGGACGATGTCAAATACCCCTTGAGTTGCGCGAAAGCCGCCCAGAAAGGGATTGTCATCAACACCATCCAGTGCGGGAATATGGGCGGTACCCGTTCCGTCTGGCAGGAGATCGCCCAGCGGGGTGAAGGACGCTATTTTCAGGTGGCCCAGTCCGGCAGCGCCGTTCTTTACGACACGCCTTACGACGAGCCCATTGCCCGCCTCTCCCGCACACTGGACGACACCCGGATTTATTACGGCGATGCCGCCCATCACGAGGAAATGGAGTCCCGGAAAGAAACGGCCGACGCCATCTACAGCGAGGCCTCGCCCGCGGCCGTGGCCAAACGGACCATTTTCAACAGCAAGAGCGCCGGGGCCAAAAACTTTTACGGTTCACAGGAACTGGTGCAGGCTGTGGAATCGGGACAAAAGAAGGTTTCCGAAATTCCTAAAGAGCAGTTGCCGGCCAAGCTGCAGAGCATGTCCGATACGGAATTGGCCGCCCACATCGCCAAGCGCGGCAAGGAAAGAAAAGCCCTTCAGGCCCAGATCGATGAATTGGCCAAAAAGCGGCAGGACTATATACAGGCGAAGGTAGCCGCAGAAAAAGATAAGGGCGCCAGTTCCCTGGATTCGAAAATCTACGAGTGCATCCAGGCCCAGGCCGCCCCAAAAGGGTTGGAATATACCACGGGACCCGCCTATTAG
- a CDS encoding MaoC/PaaZ C-terminal domain-containing protein, which translates to MMNVRGLYFEDFTPGRTYTTDRRTIGEADHVNFTTSFGFFEPLFMDREYVAQATPYGKPIVPGALTFSVAEGLTILSGILHGTGIALLGVELEVVKPVFIGDTVRVAIEVLARRETKKSNRGIVTFSHQVINQNNETVMRYTVKRMMKRKNGD; encoded by the coding sequence ATGATGAATGTACGCGGGCTCTATTTTGAGGATTTCACTCCCGGCCGGACCTATACAACCGACCGCAGAACCATTGGTGAAGCCGACCATGTCAACTTCACCACCTCCTTCGGCTTTTTCGAGCCGCTGTTCATGGACCGGGAGTATGTTGCCCAAGCTACGCCGTATGGAAAACCCATCGTACCCGGCGCCTTGACCTTCTCGGTAGCCGAAGGCCTGACCATCCTTTCCGGCATCCTGCACGGAACCGGTATAGCCTTGCTGGGTGTCGAACTGGAAGTGGTCAAACCGGTGTTCATCGGCGATACCGTCCGGGTCGCGATCGAGGTGCTGGCTCGCCGGGAAACGAAGAAATCCAACCGCGGCATCGTTACCTTCTCCCACCAAGTGATCAACCAGAACAATGAAACGGTCATGCGGTACACCGTCAAGCGGATGATGAAAAGAAAGAACGGAGATTGA
- a CDS encoding peptide-methionine (S)-S-oxide reductase, with amino-acid sequence MESRFGIIDGVIRTRVGYAGGRQSDPTYRRIGDHTETVQVDYDPKRITYGQLLDIFWKSHTPTSPSRSGQYMRAVFYNGENQRRQAEASKAALEKELGRRIHTRVMPLRSFTMAEDYHQKYLLKQQHRLNAEMSRIYPAHRDFVDSTAVARINGYAGGNGGKKQFERDIDRLGLSDTGKQALRTIVERQWDYERQ; translated from the coding sequence ATCGAATCCCGGTTCGGGATTATCGACGGAGTCATCCGCACCCGCGTGGGCTATGCCGGCGGCCGCCAGTCCGATCCAACCTATCGCCGTATCGGCGATCACACGGAAACGGTTCAGGTGGACTACGACCCTAAACGCATCACCTACGGGCAACTGCTGGACATCTTCTGGAAGAGCCATACGCCGACCAGCCCCTCCCGCTCCGGCCAGTATATGCGGGCGGTGTTCTATAATGGCGAAAACCAGCGGAGACAGGCCGAAGCCTCCAAAGCTGCACTGGAAAAGGAACTCGGCCGTAGGATTCATACCAGGGTGATGCCGCTGCGTTCCTTTACCATGGCCGAAGACTATCACCAGAAGTATCTTCTCAAGCAGCAGCACCGACTGAACGCCGAAATGTCCCGCATCTATCCGGCGCATCGCGATTTCGTCGATTCCACAGCAGTTGCGCGCATCAATGGCTATGCCGGAGGCAACGGCGGCAAAAAGCAGTTCGAACGGGACATCGACCGTCTGGGACTGAGTGATACAGGCAAGCAGGCGTTGCGGACCATCGTTGAAAGGCAGTGGGACTATGAGCGGCAATAA
- a CDS encoding PaaI family thioesterase, which produces MEEKNNTGPHHFSMPAWISCAPFEQLLAMKIVRAESGEAVLKMPFLKQFAQGAGLMHGGAIVSLADTAVVMAIKSILAPETHFGTISMESRYHHPVKKGILTAKAVVTERQGRTLKGACDVIDEADRTVMTFTSVFKVARDAAIRGISFEKTEMSANEE; this is translated from the coding sequence ATGGAAGAGAAAAACAATACCGGCCCGCATCATTTCAGTATGCCGGCCTGGATCAGCTGCGCCCCCTTCGAGCAACTGCTGGCCATGAAGATCGTCCGTGCCGAGTCCGGCGAGGCCGTTCTGAAAATGCCTTTTCTCAAGCAATTCGCCCAAGGCGCCGGGCTGATGCACGGCGGCGCGATAGTGAGTCTGGCGGACACCGCCGTGGTGATGGCCATCAAAAGCATTTTGGCTCCTGAAACCCATTTTGGCACCATATCCATGGAAAGCCGGTATCACCATCCGGTGAAAAAAGGGATTCTCACAGCAAAAGCGGTGGTCACCGAACGCCAGGGAAGGACCTTGAAGGGGGCTTGCGATGTCATCGACGAAGCGGACCGCACGGTGATGACCTTCACCTCCGTTTTCAAAGTGGCCAGGGATGCGGCCATCCGGGGCATCTCTTTTGAGAAGACGGAAATGTCAGCGAACGAGGAATAA
- the cfa gene encoding cyclopropane fatty acyl phospholipid synthase — protein sequence MNATAPERLVREFFAEADVQVGDHRPWDIQVHHNRFYKRLVAGGSMALGESYMDGWWDCAALDEFFDRILKIRLDQQVKKSAKALWCGLKAAFTHSPGRFRAFDIGRRHYDIGNKLFFLMLDKWMNYSCAYWKEARDLDAAQEAKMDLICRKLELRPGLRLLDVGCGWGGLAAYAAQRYGVEVTGITVSKEQVKLARQRNEGLPVTIELMDYRDMRTTFDRIVSVGMFEHVGARRYRTYMRTIRRCLAPDGLFLLHTIAGNQSRRSCDPWISRYIFPNSMLPSSRQISSAAEKLLVLEDWHSFGPDYDPTLMAWYRNFTGNWGRIRSSYDEQFSRMWSYYLLACAGSFRARRNQLWQIVFSRNGLRPGYQSMR from the coding sequence ATGAACGCAACTGCACCGGAACGACTGGTAAGGGAGTTTTTCGCCGAGGCCGATGTCCAGGTCGGCGACCACCGGCCCTGGGACATTCAGGTTCACCACAACCGATTTTACAAACGGCTGGTGGCCGGCGGATCCATGGCATTGGGAGAAAGCTACATGGACGGCTGGTGGGATTGCGCGGCCCTGGATGAATTTTTCGACCGCATCCTGAAAATCCGACTGGATCAACAGGTTAAAAAATCGGCAAAAGCCTTGTGGTGCGGTCTGAAAGCGGCATTCACGCATTCACCGGGACGGTTCCGGGCCTTCGATATCGGCCGCCGCCATTACGACATCGGCAATAAACTTTTTTTCCTGATGCTGGACAAATGGATGAACTACTCCTGCGCGTACTGGAAAGAGGCCAGGGACCTGGATGCGGCCCAGGAAGCCAAAATGGATTTGATCTGCCGCAAACTGGAGCTGCGACCGGGGTTGCGCCTCTTGGATGTCGGCTGTGGATGGGGCGGACTGGCGGCCTACGCGGCCCAGCGGTATGGGGTCGAGGTAACGGGCATCACCGTTTCTAAAGAACAGGTAAAACTGGCTCGGCAGCGCAATGAAGGGCTGCCGGTAACCATCGAACTGATGGATTACCGCGATATGAGAACCACCTTCGACCGTATCGTTTCGGTGGGCATGTTCGAACATGTGGGCGCCCGCCGCTATCGCACCTACATGCGCACGATCCGTCGCTGCCTGGCGCCCGACGGGCTGTTTCTGCTGCACACCATCGCCGGCAACCAGTCCCGCCGTTCCTGCGACCCCTGGATTTCCCGATATATCTTCCCCAACTCCATGCTGCCCTCCAGCCGGCAAATTTCGTCGGCGGCGGAAAAATTGCTGGTCCTGGAGGACTGGCACAGCTTCGGCCCGGACTACGATCCCACCCTGATGGCCTGGTATCGCAATTTTACGGGGAACTGGGGGCGGATTCGAAGCAGCTACGACGAGCAGTTTTCCCGCATGTGGTCCTATTACCTGCTGGCTTGCGCCGGTTCTTTCCGCGCCCGCAGAAACCAGTTGTGGCAGATCGTCTTTTCCAGGAACGGGCTGCGGCCCGGTTATCAAAGTATGCGCTGA
- a CDS encoding ketopantoate reductase C-terminal domain-containing protein, whose amino-acid sequence MVNVGTNQASAVLRAPYGVFQSNADARDLMRSLMEEVVALAPEAGIDLGTEDIDEWEKILAKLSPAGKTSMLQDVEAGRKTEVEIFAGRVVELGRKYNVPTPVNATVQRIIKVIESGSMK is encoded by the coding sequence ATGGTCAATGTGGGCACCAACCAGGCCTCGGCCGTGCTGCGGGCGCCATACGGCGTTTTCCAATCCAATGCCGATGCCCGGGACCTGATGCGATCCCTCATGGAAGAGGTGGTCGCGCTGGCCCCTGAAGCCGGCATCGACCTGGGCACCGAAGACATCGACGAATGGGAAAAAATTCTGGCCAAGCTCTCGCCGGCGGGCAAGACCTCCATGCTGCAGGATGTGGAAGCCGGCAGAAAAACCGAGGTGGAGATCTTTGCCGGCCGGGTGGTGGAATTGGGCCGGAAATACAATGTCCCCACTCCGGTCAATGCCACCGTGCAGCGCATTATCAAGGTAATCGAAAGTGGCTCGATGAAGTGA
- a CDS encoding 2-dehydropantoate 2-reductase, translating into MEPIRNIAIVGAGAMGAAYAAMFSDAVGFNVSFVARGTRYERLKNRSITVNERLYNIGVIHPDKVSAPADLVIVALKHHHLADAVGDIAALAGPDTAILSVMNGLESEETIGAVCGMDKLVYAIAIGIDAVHENRWFTYANPGKSFSAPRPMTTAARISNASGKPWTGPASPTRCRRTSCAPCGGNSWSMWAPTRPRPCCGRHTAFSNPMPMPGT; encoded by the coding sequence ATGGAGCCGATTCGAAACATTGCCATCGTGGGGGCCGGTGCCATGGGGGCGGCTTATGCCGCCATGTTCTCCGACGCAGTGGGGTTCAACGTCTCTTTCGTTGCCCGCGGCACGCGCTACGAGCGGCTGAAAAACCGGTCCATCACCGTGAACGAACGCCTGTACAATATCGGCGTGATCCACCCGGACAAGGTTTCCGCCCCGGCGGACCTGGTGATCGTGGCCCTGAAGCATCACCACCTGGCCGACGCCGTCGGCGATATTGCCGCCCTGGCCGGGCCGGACACGGCCATCCTGTCGGTAATGAACGGCCTGGAGAGCGAGGAGACGATCGGCGCCGTCTGCGGCATGGACAAGCTGGTCTACGCCATTGCCATCGGCATCGATGCCGTGCACGAAAACCGGTGGTTCACCTATGCCAACCCCGGAAAATCGTTTTCGGCGCCACGGCCGATGACAACAGCGGCCCGGATCTCGAACGCATCCGGGAAGCCCTGGACCGGGCCGGCATCCCCAACGAGGTGCCGCCGGACATCCTGCGCGCCATGTGGTGGAAATTCATGGTCAATGTGGGCACCAACCAGGCCTCGGCCGTGCTGCGGGCGCCATACGGCGTTTTCCAATCCAATGCCGATGCCCGGGACCTGA